From Emcibacter nanhaiensis, one genomic window encodes:
- a CDS encoding DUF2497 domain-containing protein: protein MSETDGQEEPSMEEILASIRRIISEDEEEEKPAEEAAAEPEPEPEPEPEPEPEPEPEEEVLELTELVEEEPEDIELEIDDEFEAEFEPEPEPEPEPEPEPEPVAAAMDIDDVDPAAGGDVLMSEEPSLEAMEQFSQLSALLTTGYEGSGNTLEDLVRELLKPMLRVWLDDNLPPIVERMVAKEIARLARTKKP from the coding sequence ATGAGCGAAACGGACGGCCAAGAAGAACCAAGTATGGAGGAAATCCTTGCTTCGATTCGCCGAATTATTTCGGAGGACGAGGAAGAGGAAAAACCGGCGGAAGAGGCTGCTGCCGAACCGGAACCTGAGCCGGAACCTGAACCTGAGCCGGAGCCGGAACCGGAACCCGAAGAAGAGGTCCTGGAACTTACCGAGCTTGTGGAAGAGGAGCCCGAGGATATCGAACTGGAAATCGATGACGAGTTCGAGGCCGAATTCGAACCCGAGCCCGAGCCTGAACCCGAGCCTGAACCCGAGCCTGAACCGGTTGCTGCCGCTATGGATATTGATGACGTTGACCCGGCAGCGGGAGGCGACGTCCTTATGTCCGAAGAGCCGTCGCTCGAGGCCATGGAACAGTTCAGCCAGCTGTCCGCCCTTCTGACCACTGGATATGAAGGTTCCGGGAACACCCTGGAAGACTTGGTGCGCGAGCTGTTGAAGCCGATGTTGAGGGTCTGGCTGGACGACAATCTGCCGCCCATTGTTGAACGGATGGTGGCCAAGGAAATCGCGCGGCTGGCCCGGACCAAGAAACCCTGA
- a CDS encoding valine--tRNA ligase, protein MLEKTFDFSTAEKRIYDAWEDSGAFQGGRPERADAEPYTIVLPPPNVTGSLHIGHALNHTLQDILIRFERMRGKDALWQPGMDHAGIATQMVVERQLDAEGISRHDLGREKFIERIWQWKEESGGMIFNQMRRLGQSCDWSRQRFTMDEGFHDAVLKVFVELYRDGLIYKDKRLVNWDPKLRTAISDLEVEQKEVNGHYWHFKYPVDGEEGRYLTVATTRPETMLGDVAVAVHPDDERYQDLIGKTLTLPLVGRKLIVVADEHADPEKGSGAVKITPAHDFDDNAVGKRHDLEEINIFDDLARINDNAPEKYRGLDRFEARKLIVADMDALGLLDKVEDTVHMVPYGDRSGVVIEPWLTDQWYVNAGELAKDALAAVEDGRTSFIPKNWEKTYFEWMRNIEPWCVSRQLWWGHQIPAWYGPDGEIFVAHDEAEAQAAAEKHYGEKVELTRDPDVLDTWFSSALWPFGTLGWPDDNDPFLQRHYPTNVLITAFDIIFFWVARMMMDGLHFMKDEDGKPKVPFHTVYVHALVRDEHGAKMSKSKGNVIDPLELVDEYGADALRFTLAAMEAQGRDIKLADKRVEGYRNFGTKLWNAARFCEMNECFGKGEFDPASAAQTVNKWIVGEAVKAAEQVTKSLESFRYNDAAAAIYHFTWGTFCDWYIELVKPIFQGEDQDAADECRRCAAWVIDQILKLLHPFKPFITEELWQSLSDKRETSLILADWPELPTSLIDDAASEEMNWAIRVISDIRTARAEMNVPAGAKIDMLIGGASAESLKALDTHKDVIARLARLENIAEHSGEAPKGAVQVVIGEATIFLPLAEVIDIASEKARLQKNLDKLSKELGGIRGRLNNQGFLAKAPEHVVAEAKQQLADGEVQAEKIQAALDRLASMD, encoded by the coding sequence ATGCTGGAAAAAACCTTCGATTTTTCAACAGCGGAAAAAAGAATTTATGACGCCTGGGAAGACAGCGGCGCCTTTCAGGGCGGCCGCCCGGAGCGCGCGGATGCAGAACCCTATACCATTGTGTTGCCGCCGCCGAACGTGACCGGCAGCCTGCATATCGGCCATGCCCTGAACCATACCCTGCAGGACATCCTGATCCGGTTTGAACGTATGCGTGGCAAGGACGCCCTGTGGCAGCCGGGCATGGACCATGCCGGCATTGCCACACAGATGGTGGTTGAGCGCCAACTGGATGCGGAAGGCATCTCCCGCCACGACCTGGGCCGGGAAAAATTCATCGAGCGGATCTGGCAGTGGAAGGAAGAATCCGGCGGCATGATCTTTAACCAGATGCGCCGTCTGGGGCAGTCCTGCGACTGGAGCCGCCAGCGTTTTACCATGGATGAAGGCTTCCATGATGCGGTACTCAAGGTTTTTGTCGAGCTGTATCGCGACGGCCTGATCTATAAGGACAAGCGTCTGGTGAACTGGGATCCGAAACTGCGCACGGCCATTTCCGACCTGGAGGTGGAACAGAAAGAGGTCAACGGTCACTATTGGCATTTCAAATATCCGGTCGACGGGGAAGAGGGACGCTATCTGACCGTCGCCACCACCCGTCCGGAAACCATGCTGGGCGATGTGGCGGTGGCCGTTCATCCCGACGACGAGCGCTATCAGGACCTGATCGGCAAGACCCTGACCCTGCCGCTGGTCGGCCGCAAGCTGATTGTGGTCGCCGACGAGCATGCGGACCCGGAAAAAGGCTCCGGCGCGGTGAAAATTACCCCGGCCCATGACTTTGACGACAATGCGGTCGGCAAGCGCCATGACCTGGAAGAGATCAACATCTTTGATGACCTGGCCCGGATCAACGATAATGCCCCCGAGAAATACCGCGGCCTGGACCGTTTTGAAGCCCGCAAGCTGATTGTGGCGGACATGGATGCACTCGGCCTGCTGGACAAGGTCGAGGATACCGTCCATATGGTGCCCTACGGCGACCGCAGCGGCGTGGTCATTGAACCCTGGCTCACTGACCAGTGGTATGTGAATGCCGGCGAGTTGGCCAAGGACGCGCTTGCCGCCGTCGAGGATGGCCGCACCAGTTTTATCCCGAAAAACTGGGAAAAAACCTATTTCGAATGGATGCGCAATATCGAACCCTGGTGTGTGTCCCGCCAGTTGTGGTGGGGCCACCAGATTCCGGCCTGGTACGGTCCGGATGGTGAGATCTTCGTCGCCCATGACGAGGCAGAAGCCCAGGCCGCGGCGGAAAAGCATTACGGTGAAAAGGTAGAGCTGACCCGGGATCCGGACGTATTGGACACCTGGTTTTCCTCTGCGCTCTGGCCGTTCGGCACCCTCGGCTGGCCCGATGACAATGACCCGTTTTTGCAGCGGCATTATCCGACCAATGTTTTGATCACCGCCTTCGATATCATTTTCTTCTGGGTCGCCCGGATGATGATGGACGGCCTGCATTTCATGAAGGATGAGGACGGCAAGCCCAAGGTGCCGTTCCACACTGTCTATGTTCACGCTCTGGTCCGCGATGAGCATGGCGCAAAAATGTCCAAGTCCAAGGGCAACGTGATTGATCCGCTCGAGCTTGTCGACGAATATGGGGCCGACGCCCTGCGCTTTACCCTGGCGGCCATGGAGGCCCAGGGCCGCGACATCAAGCTGGCGGACAAGCGCGTCGAAGGTTACCGCAACTTTGGCACCAAACTGTGGAACGCGGCCCGTTTCTGTGAAATGAACGAGTGCTTTGGCAAGGGCGAGTTCGACCCGGCCTCTGCCGCCCAGACCGTTAACAAATGGATTGTCGGGGAGGCGGTCAAGGCCGCCGAGCAGGTTACGAAATCGCTGGAGTCCTTCCGCTACAATGACGCGGCGGCGGCGATCTATCACTTTACCTGGGGCACCTTCTGCGACTGGTATATCGAGCTGGTGAAACCGATCTTCCAGGGTGAGGACCAGGATGCCGCCGACGAATGCCGGCGCTGTGCCGCCTGGGTCATCGACCAGATCCTGAAGCTGCTGCACCCGTTCAAGCCGTTCATCACCGAAGAGCTGTGGCAGAGCCTGAGTGACAAGCGGGAAACCTCCCTGATCCTGGCCGACTGGCCGGAGCTCCCGACAAGCCTGATTGATGACGCCGCCAGCGAGGAAATGAACTGGGCGATCCGGGTGATTTCAGACATCCGCACTGCGAGGGCGGAAATGAATGTGCCGGCCGGGGCCAAAATCGATATGCTGATCGGCGGCGCCAGCGCAGAGTCGCTCAAGGCGCTGGACACCCACAAGGACGTGATTGCCCGTTTGGCGCGCCTGGAGAATATCGCAGAGCACAGCGGCGAGGCACCGAAAGGGGCTGTCCAGGTGGTGATCGGTGAGGCGACCATCTTCCTGCCGCTCGCCGAGGTGATCGATATTGCTTCGGAAAAGGCCCGTTTGCAGAAGAACCTGGACAAGCTCAGCAAAGAGCTTGGCGGTATTCGCGGACGCCTGAACAACCAGGGCTTCTTGGCCAAGGCGCCGGAGCATGTGGTCGCCGAAGCAAAGCAGCAGCTGGCGGACGGTGAAGTCCAGGCTGAGAAAATCCAGGCGGCGCTGGATCGTCTTGCCTCCATGGATTAA
- a CDS encoding protein-L-isoaspartate O-methyltransferase family protein — MTNSAQARSSMIEGQLRPNNITDERVIEAIASVNREKFVPKAYAGVAYVDEDIRVAEGRYLMEPMVFARLLSEAHVKPTDLALDIACGTGYSSAILGRLAEAVVALEEDEDLVNSATAVLAEEACDNVAVVKGDVTAGLAKQGPYDLIFINGMVDEIPEAILDQLSEEGRVVCVLNDRGVGKACLVTYKDKVRGVRILFDAAIPPLAAFAKKAEFSF, encoded by the coding sequence ATGACTAATTCAGCCCAGGCCAGAAGCAGCATGATCGAGGGGCAGCTTCGTCCCAACAATATTACGGATGAGCGTGTTATCGAGGCGATTGCTTCGGTGAACCGGGAAAAATTTGTCCCCAAGGCCTATGCTGGCGTCGCTTATGTGGATGAAGACATCCGCGTTGCTGAAGGGCGTTATCTGATGGAGCCGATGGTCTTTGCCCGCCTGTTGAGCGAAGCCCACGTCAAGCCGACCGACCTGGCGCTGGATATCGCTTGTGGCACCGGGTACTCCTCCGCCATTCTTGGACGCCTGGCCGAGGCCGTGGTTGCCCTTGAGGAAGATGAGGATCTGGTCAACTCTGCAACGGCGGTCCTGGCTGAGGAAGCCTGTGACAATGTGGCGGTCGTCAAGGGTGACGTTACCGCTGGACTGGCCAAACAGGGCCCCTATGATCTGATTTTTATCAACGGCATGGTTGATGAAATTCCGGAGGCGATCCTCGATCAGCTGTCTGAAGAGGGACGGGTTGTTTGCGTGCTTAATGATCGTGGCGTCGGGAAAGCCTGTCTGGTGACGTATAAGGACAAGGTGCGCGGCGTGCGCATCCTTTTTGATGCCGCGATACCGCCGTTGGCGGCATTTGCAAAGAAAGCCGAATTCAGTTTCTGA
- a CDS encoding TolC family outer membrane protein, giving the protein MSVSANSETLDEVLAQAYMSNPTLEAQRASLRATDENINQARSGWLPNITANGSVSYQDTQTDSLFGRSGTIYPKSASITLQQNLFTGFQTVNTTKQARKEVEAARQSLLDTEQSVLLQAVSAYVDVKRDEAVLELTKNNVKVLQRQLEASEDRFRVGEITRTDVAQSKARLSGAITERIQAEANLTASRSAFMRVVGDAPATLEEIEGLPAMPASEDAALDMALRYSPTLNSAKYVEEAAKYNVKSQYGGLSPRVSLEASYAKSWDASTVTTNVTSKEVVARMTVPLYQSGAQSSRIRQAKQLESQRRLEVIAAERQVRENVQNAWEGYREASARIESTRSQVEANEIALEGVRQEAEVGSRTTLDVLDAEQELLTSRVENVRSRRDQIVAAFTLLQAMGKLTAQDLQLEAAYYDSRKNTDRVDGKLYGFGSGEE; this is encoded by the coding sequence ATGTCCGTTTCGGCGAATTCCGAGACACTTGATGAAGTACTGGCCCAGGCCTATATGAGCAACCCGACACTGGAGGCGCAACGGGCGTCACTTCGGGCCACGGACGAAAATATCAACCAGGCCCGGTCCGGCTGGTTGCCCAATATCACTGCCAACGGCAGTGTATCCTATCAGGATACGCAGACCGACAGCCTGTTCGGTCGGAGTGGAACAATTTATCCCAAATCTGCCAGCATTACCCTGCAGCAGAATCTCTTCACCGGCTTCCAGACCGTCAATACTACCAAGCAGGCCCGTAAGGAAGTGGAAGCGGCCCGCCAGAGCCTGCTGGACACCGAGCAGTCGGTCCTGCTGCAGGCTGTTTCAGCTTATGTGGATGTGAAGCGCGACGAGGCCGTGCTTGAACTGACTAAAAATAACGTCAAGGTTCTGCAGCGTCAGCTCGAGGCTAGCGAGGACCGGTTCCGGGTCGGGGAGATTACCCGAACTGATGTGGCCCAGTCCAAGGCCCGCCTGTCCGGCGCCATCACGGAGCGGATTCAGGCGGAAGCTAACCTGACCGCCAGCCGGTCCGCCTTTATGCGGGTGGTCGGCGACGCGCCGGCAACGCTGGAGGAAATTGAGGGCCTGCCGGCAATGCCGGCGTCCGAGGATGCCGCCCTGGATATGGCCCTGCGCTATTCGCCGACCCTGAATTCCGCCAAATATGTGGAAGAGGCCGCGAAATATAACGTGAAAAGCCAGTATGGCGGCCTGAGCCCGAGAGTAAGCCTGGAGGCAAGTTATGCCAAGTCATGGGATGCCAGCACCGTGACCACCAATGTGACGTCCAAGGAAGTGGTCGCCCGCATGACGGTTCCGCTGTACCAGAGCGGCGCCCAGTCTTCCCGTATCCGTCAGGCCAAACAGCTGGAAAGTCAGCGTCGCCTTGAAGTCATCGCGGCGGAGCGCCAGGTGCGGGAGAATGTACAAAATGCCTGGGAAGGGTATCGCGAAGCTTCAGCCCGCATTGAATCCACCCGCTCCCAGGTGGAAGCCAACGAGATTGCCCTTGAAGGTGTTCGCCAGGAAGCAGAAGTGGGCTCCCGTACCACACTGGACGTTCTGGATGCCGAACAGGAGCTGCTGACCTCTCGTGTCGAGAATGTCCGCTCCCGCCGCGACCAGATCGTTGCCGCCTTTACGCTGCTGCAGGCTATGGGCAAGCTGACGGCGCAGGATCTTCAGCTGGAAGCGGCCTATTATGACTCCCGCAAGAATACCGATCGTGTGGACGGTAAGCTGTACGGATTTGGCTCTGGGGAAGAATAA